Below is a genomic region from Streptomyces sp. RPA4-2.
ATCTGGCCGGCGTGCGGGTCCCCGCTTGAGTCAGGCCTTGGTCAGGTTCTCGTGCTCCGCGTCACAGCTCGATGCCGATGCGAACCGGGAGCACGCGGCATGGCACCCTTAGAGCTGCGAATGAGGCAATCACGGACACGGGTTCGACAAGGAGCGGTCACAGTGCAGCGCTGGCGTGGCTTGGAGGACATCCCCCAGGACTGGGGGCGCAGCGTCGTCACCATCGGTTCCTATGACGGGGTGCACCGCGGACACCAGTTGATCATCAGCCATGCGGTGGACCGGGCCCGGGAGCTGGGTGTTCCCTCCGTCGTGGTCACTTTCGACCCCCACCCGAGCGAGGTCGTCCGGCCGGGCAGCCACCCGCCGCTGCTCGCCCCGCACCACCGCCGCGCCGAGCTGATGGCAGAACTGGGCGTCGACGCGCTGCTGATCCTCCCCTTCACGACCGAGTTCTCGAAGCTGTCGCCCGCCGACTTCGTGGCGAAGGTGCTGGTCGACAAGTTGCATGCCAAGGCCGTCGTGGAGGGCCCGAACTTCCGCTTCGGCCACAAGGCCGCCGGCAACGTCGACTTCCTGCGCGAGCAGGGCCAGACGTACGACTTCGAGGTCGAGGTGGTGGAGCTCTACGTGAGCGGTGCGGCCGGCGGCGGTGAGCCCTTCTCCTCGACCATGACGCGGCGGCTGGTCGCCGAGGGCGATGTGGAGGGGGCGCGCGAGATCCTGGGCCGTCCGCACCGCGTCGAGGGCATCGTCGTGCGTGGCGCCCAGCGCGGCCGCGAGCTCGGCTTCCCGACGGCCAACGTCGAGACCCTCCCGCACACCGCCATCCCCGCCGACGGCGTCTACGCCGGCTGGCTGCACGTCGGGGACGAAGCGATGCCCGCGGCGATCTCCGTCGGCACGAACCCGCAGTTCGACGGGACCGAGCGCACGGTGGAGGCCTACGCCATCGACCGCGTCGGCCTCGACCTGTACGGCCTGCATGTCGCCGTCGACTTCCTCGCCTTCGTCCGCGGCCAGGCCCGGTTCGACTCCATCGAGGCACTGCTCGAGGCCATCGCCGACGACGTGAAGCGGTCCCTTGAACTGATCGAGGCGTACGGGGCCCTGTAGCCGTCCCTCACACAGCCGCGTGGCCGGCGCCCCTCACCGGGCACCGGCCACCCCTGTTTCCCCGGACGCCGGCGCCCCGTGAGGCAGGGCGGTCCATACCGGTTTCACCGGAACCGGATCCAGCGCCCGCCTCGGCACCGGAACCGGCCATTCCCGTTCGGCCTGGCAGGCGCCCACCCGAGCCACCGTCCACGGTCACCCCGCTTCACGTACCGGCCCGCACCTCACGTACCGCCGCGCACCTCACGTGTCGCCCCGCACCTCACGTCCCGACCGTCGCCGCCCAGTGGCACGCCACCTGCGCCTCTCCGCCGCCGCCCAGTACCGGCAGGTCCTGCCCGCGGCACGCGTCCGCGACGCCCGCGCGTTCGGCCTCTCCGCCCGCCAGGATCTGGCAGCGCGCGTGGAAGCGGCAGCCCGAGGGGATGCGGGACGGGTCCGGGGGCTCACCGGTGAGCACGACCGGAGCGCCCGGTGCCTCCGGGAGAACGGACAACAGGGCCTGGGTGTACGGGTGTCGGGGCGCCGTCAGGACCTCGGCGACCTCGCCCGTCTCCACGATCCGGCCCAGGTACATCACCGCGACCCGGTCGGCGATGTTCCACGCCAGGCCCAGGTCGTGGGTGACCACCAGGGCGGACAGGCCGAGTTCGGCGCGCAGCCGCAGGAGCAGGGCGAGGATCTCGCCCCGTACCGACGCGTCGAGGGAGGCCACCGGCTCGTCGGCGACGATGAGTTCGGGTTCCAGGACGAGCGCGCCCGCGATGACGACGCGCTGACGCTGGCCCCCGGACAGTTCGTGCGGGTAACGCAGGAAGAAGCGCTCCGGTGGACGCAGGCCGGCCCGGGAGAGGGCCTCCGCGACGGCCGCCCGTTCGTCGCCCCCGTATCCGTGGATGCGCAGCCCCTCGGCCACCGCGTCGTACACCGTGTGCCGGGGGTTGAGCGAGCCGCTCGGATCCTGGAGGACCAGTTGGACCCGCTTGCGGTAGGCCTTCAGGGCGCGGGAGGAGTAGTCGAGCGGTCCGCCGTCGAAGGTGACACGACCGCCGGTGGGCGGGACGAGACCGAGCAGGGAACGGGCGAGCGTCGTCTTGCCGCAGCCGGACTCGCCGACCAGCGCGACGATCTCGCCGCGGCGGATGTCGAGGTCGACCCCGTCGACGGCACGGGCGCGGGCGGCGCCGCGCCGTCCGGGGAAGGCGACGTGCAGTCCCTCGGCGCTGAGCAGCGGCGGTGCGAGCGCGGGCGCCGGTGTCGCCGCCGGTACGGGGGACGACGGCGCGGGCGGGTTCGTCATGGCGTGCTCCTGACTGGTTCTGCCGCTCCGGCGGTCGTGTCCACGTGCACACAGGCCGCCCACCGTCCCGCGCCCGCGTCCCGCAGTCCCTGGTCCTGGTCGGCGCACGAGTCCAGCGCCACCGGGCACCGGGGGTGGAACGTACAGCCGGAGGGGAGCGCGGAGGGGTCCGGGGGATCGCCGGGCAGGCCGCGCGGCGCGAACCGCGAGGCGCTGTCCCCGATGCGCGGAAAGGCCGCGGACAGGGCCTGGCCGTAGGGGTGCCGGGCGTTGTCGTACACCTGCCGGGCGGGACCCTCCTCGACGACGCGGCCCGCGTACATCACCGCGAGCCGGTCGCAGGTGTCGGCCAGGACCGCGAGGTCGTGACTGATCATGAGGAGGCCCAACTCCTGCTCGCTCACGAGCTGTTCGATCAGGCGGAGGATCTGCGCCTGGATCATCACGTCGAGCGCCGTGGTCGGTTCGTCGGCGATGACGAGCCGGGGGTCGCAGGCCAGCGCCATGGCGATCATGACGCGCTGGCGCTGCCCGCCGGAGAGCTCGTGCGGGTAGGCGTCCGCGCGGGCGGCGGGCAGACCCACCTGTTCCAGCAGTTCGCCGGTCTTCCTCCGGGCGGCCGCCGGGGTCGCCTTCTTGTGCAGCAGGATCGGCTCGGCGATCTGGTCGCCGATGCGGTGCACGGCGTTCAGGGAGTGCATCGCTCCCTGGAAGACGATCGAGGCGCCCGCCCAGCGGACCGCCCGCACCCGGCCCCACTTCATCGTCAGCACGTCCTCGCCGTCGAGCAGGATCTCCCCGCTCGTGCGGGTGCCCGGGGGCAGCAGCCGCAGCAGCGCGAGGGCCAGCGTGGACTTGCCGCAGCCGGACTCGCCCGCGATACCGAGCTTCTGTCCCGCGTCGAGCGAGAGGTCCACGCCGCGTACGGCGGCCGCCCCGCCCGCGTACGTCACTTCGAGGTTCCTGACCGCCAGCAGGGGCTGCCTTGCGGGAGTGTCCACCGGAGTGCTCAACGGGTCACCCCCAGCTTCGGGTTGAGAACCGACTCGACCGCACGCCCGCACAGGGTGAACGCGAGCGCGACCACCGCGATCGCGATCCCCGGCGGAACCAGGTACCACCACTTCCCGGCGCTGACCGCGCCCGCCTCCCGCGCGTCCTGGAGCAGGCCGCCCCAGGACACGATCGTGGGATCGCCCAGGCCGAGGAACGCGAGCGTCGCCTCGGCCAGGATCGCCGAGGAGATGATCAGGGTCGTCTGAGCCAGTACCAGTGGCATCACATTGGGCAGCACGTGCCGCGACATGATGTGCCAGTGCCCGCCACCGAGCGCCTTGGCCCGTTCGATGTAGGGCCGCGACTCGACGGCGAGGGTCTGCGCGCGGACCAGCCGGGCCGTCGTCGGCCAGGTGGTGACGCCGATCGCCAGGATGATCGTGCCGAGCGAGCGGGTCATCACGGTCGCCAGCGCGATCGCGAGGACCAGCGTCGGCATCACCAGGAACCAGTCCGTGATCCGCATCAGCACGGTCGCGTACCAGCCGCGGAAGTGGCCCGCGGTGATCCCGATGAGGGCGCCGATCGCGACCGAGAGCACGGCGGCGAGCAGTCCGACGAGCAGGGAGACCCGGGCGCCCCACACCACGAGTCCGAGCAGATTGCGACCGAACTGGTCGGTGCCCAGCGGGAATCGGGCACTGGGGCTCTCCATCGGCCGGCCCGGCGCGTCGGTCACGCTCTGCACGTGGGAGCCGACGGTCAGCGGAGCCGTCAGGGCGATGAGGGCGAAGAGCGTGAGCGCGGCGAGCCCGAGGACGCCCGCCCGGTGGGTGCGGTACTGCCGCCAGAAGCGGACGGCGGAGTTGCGGCGGCGTTGCCTGGCGAGGGTGCGGGAGCTCTTCGCGTCCGCGGTGACGGCCTGTTCGGCCGCCGTGGATTCGGTTGTCATCGGCCCGTCCGACTCGGTCGTGGTCATCGGCCCACCCGTGGGTCCAGCAGCGGATAGATCAGGTCGGCCAGCGTGTTCATCACGACCACCGCCGCCGCGAAGACGAAGAACAGCCCCTGCACCAGGGGCAGATCGGGCACGCTCAGCGCCTGGTAGAACAGGCCGCCGAGGCCCGGCCAGGAGAAGACGGTCTCGACGAGGATCACGCCCGCGACCGTCCGGCCGAGGTTGATGAAGATCAGCGTGACGGTCGGCAGCAGTGCGTTGGGCACGGCGTGGCGGCGCCGTACGAGATCGTCGCGCAGGCCCTTGGCCCGTGCCGTGGTCAGGTAGTCGCTGCCCATCTCGTCCAGCAGCGCCGAGCGGGTGACCAGCAGCGTCTGCCCGTACTCGACGGCGACCAGCGTCACGACCGGCAGGACCAGATGGTGGGCGACGTCGAGGACGTACGCGAAGCCCTCCTTGCCCCCCGACTCCATGCCGCCGGTCGGGAACAGGCCCGGGACCGGGCCCACACCCACCGAGAAGACGATGATGAGCAGCAGCCCGAGCCAGAAGGACGGGATCGAGTACAGGGTCAGCGCCAGACCGGTGTTGAGGCGGTCGCTCAGCCCGCCGTTGCGCCAGGCGGAGCGGGTGC
It encodes:
- a CDS encoding ABC transporter permease, translated to MTAEATPSLVEATDGPADAGPSVRGPRARTTTAYLRYVAGKLGGAAVSLLAVLVTSFFLFRLIPGDPVKYMTGGRQVSAEQLAHYRTEFGLDLPLWEQFTDYCGKALTGDLGTSYQFRAPVIDKITEALPNTLLLTVTAFVLYTALGIFLGTRSAWRNGGLSDRLNTGLALTLYSIPSFWLGLLLIIVFSVGVGPVPGLFPTGGMESGGKEGFAYVLDVAHHLVLPVVTLVAVEYGQTLLVTRSALLDEMGSDYLTTARAKGLRDDLVRRRHAVPNALLPTVTLIFINLGRTVAGVILVETVFSWPGLGGLFYQALSVPDLPLVQGLFFVFAAAVVVMNTLADLIYPLLDPRVGR
- a CDS encoding bifunctional riboflavin kinase/FAD synthetase, which encodes MQRWRGLEDIPQDWGRSVVTIGSYDGVHRGHQLIISHAVDRARELGVPSVVVTFDPHPSEVVRPGSHPPLLAPHHRRAELMAELGVDALLILPFTTEFSKLSPADFVAKVLVDKLHAKAVVEGPNFRFGHKAAGNVDFLREQGQTYDFEVEVVELYVSGAAGGGEPFSSTMTRRLVAEGDVEGAREILGRPHRVEGIVVRGAQRGRELGFPTANVETLPHTAIPADGVYAGWLHVGDEAMPAAISVGTNPQFDGTERTVEAYAIDRVGLDLYGLHVAVDFLAFVRGQARFDSIEALLEAIADDVKRSLELIEAYGAL
- a CDS encoding ABC transporter ATP-binding protein, whose translation is MTNPPAPSSPVPAATPAPALAPPLLSAEGLHVAFPGRRGAARARAVDGVDLDIRRGEIVALVGESGCGKTTLARSLLGLVPPTGGRVTFDGGPLDYSSRALKAYRKRVQLVLQDPSGSLNPRHTVYDAVAEGLRIHGYGGDERAAVAEALSRAGLRPPERFFLRYPHELSGGQRQRVVIAGALVLEPELIVADEPVASLDASVRGEILALLLRLRAELGLSALVVTHDLGLAWNIADRVAVMYLGRIVETGEVAEVLTAPRHPYTQALLSVLPEAPGAPVVLTGEPPDPSRIPSGCRFHARCQILAGGEAERAGVADACRGQDLPVLGGGGEAQVACHWAATVGT
- a CDS encoding ABC transporter permease, which translates into the protein MTTESTAAEQAVTADAKSSRTLARQRRRNSAVRFWRQYRTHRAGVLGLAALTLFALIALTAPLTVGSHVQSVTDAPGRPMESPSARFPLGTDQFGRNLLGLVVWGARVSLLVGLLAAVLSVAIGALIGITAGHFRGWYATVLMRITDWFLVMPTLVLAIALATVMTRSLGTIILAIGVTTWPTTARLVRAQTLAVESRPYIERAKALGGGHWHIMSRHVLPNVMPLVLAQTTLIISSAILAEATLAFLGLGDPTIVSWGGLLQDAREAGAVSAGKWWYLVPPGIAIAVVALAFTLCGRAVESVLNPKLGVTR
- a CDS encoding ABC transporter ATP-binding protein; protein product: MSTPVDTPARQPLLAVRNLEVTYAGGAAAVRGVDLSLDAGQKLGIAGESGCGKSTLALALLRLLPPGTRTSGEILLDGEDVLTMKWGRVRAVRWAGASIVFQGAMHSLNAVHRIGDQIAEPILLHKKATPAAARRKTGELLEQVGLPAARADAYPHELSGGQRQRVMIAMALACDPRLVIADEPTTALDVMIQAQILRLIEQLVSEQELGLLMISHDLAVLADTCDRLAVMYAGRVVEEGPARQVYDNARHPYGQALSAAFPRIGDSASRFAPRGLPGDPPDPSALPSGCTFHPRCPVALDSCADQDQGLRDAGAGRWAACVHVDTTAGAAEPVRSTP